A stretch of DNA from Pseudoliparis swirei isolate HS2019 ecotype Mariana Trench chromosome 5, NWPU_hadal_v1, whole genome shotgun sequence:
tgctgctcctgggagactcttctggtttctgggggactggggtatctgttcatcgctctatccatccgtctatctgtctatcaattgtctctcggtctgtctatccatctatttatctattgtaaactatattttcacatacaaggaatgtgtcatggcgggtggtgcaacattagacaacattaaacaatcaacaatcaacaaagtgcaagaattgtaacattacatttacagtagaatataaaataaagtgcccatacaaaccaataacagtactttaaacagtgCAGTGAAAGTGTAAGTTTAAAGGGACAAGTGTATCACTAACCTGATAACTTACCTGCGGGCCAGTCCCTGGCGGAGTCGGCGGATCGCGCGGAGCTGGCGGAACCGGCGTCGGATGTCTGGGTGTCGGAGTCGGCGCCGGAGCTCGTCTGGTGGTAAAAGGGCAAAGACACGCAACAAAGACACACGCGCATTATGAAGCCTAATGTCCGCAATGTTATCTTCCTGCACTAACCTGATGGCCGTAGGGAGGCCAGGAGCTCCATCGTAGTCTCCACCAGCTGaagggaaacatttaaggattcttcattcaataaaatagttctggattacattgagcaataatagattcagattccagctgctgatctatcagttagcaggtcaatatacaactgtttagactcgtgagccacaccttccagactaaacaatgtttcatataGTCTCACTTTCCCCCTATATAAACCTTTAATTGTGCATTGCTCTGATTTCTTACCTCCGTAGTCGATTCCGGTGGCTGCCGCCGGggggctgggagggggggggcggcggcggtggaGCTCCAACGAAGTCGCCAGCTGCAGGGAAACATTGAAACAGGATTCTTCATTCaataaaatagttctggattacattgagcaataatagattcagattccagctgctaatctatcagttagcaggtcaatatacatctgtttagactcgtgagccacaccttccagactaaacaatgtttcatatcttctcactttccccctatataaacctttaattgtgcgacaggagggttaattgttaAAGAAATAGTTCATGGGATAGTATTGAGTAAAAGGGGCAGATGTTTGTTGAATAagtgacgtttcagtcaaacagtcaaaacaaaccaactcatTCTCACAATCAGATGCGTCTCTAACACACCTGGTGCGATGACGTCACACTGACGCATGATTCTATTTCAGTATTAAGAATatcttttttcagaaatgtcaagGTAAAATATGTCATATTTGATAGCCTCTAAACAAAATAACACTGTTTTAAATCCACTACACTAATAGTTAACACATACCACAGATATCCAGcgacttttaagacattccggtcctcaaataatcattttacacggagaaacctccaccacatctgtatttttcaaacaggccccttgacattgtgaactgttcaactataaactcaaaaggtttcactgatttctcaactgagaacgttttaaatggttttaaggtcagaaccaataacaaaaatgctaaatataaatatacaacttaCCTCCGCGCAGCGCGTACGGGTGGTCCTCCATTCTCCGGCTTCTCGGAGGTCCGCGGAAGAGGAAGTCAGGAGCTAGAACGAGATTCAAGGATAACTTTCAGCTAGCGGTCAACAGCTCGAGTAGTTAGCCTCACAGCTCCGGTCAACCAGAGGGCTCAAGCTCAAatgttttggaccgatagctctgagttaagggccccaaaaacaggtccatgcgaactttatggtataggcTACAGATCtcactcattattctccacttcacgaggtgcatctcagagcgcgaggacgagatgctggaggcagcgcgcgCTCGTGCACTCCCATCAGTTAACTCTACTTAACAAACTAGCACGAGCACAGtgcattttaatgttaaatacaTCACTTTCATATGataaagtaaaaggagcagacGTGTGTACAATAAGGCCCGTTTCAACGGTCACGACAGAGCAGCTCCGGGTCACGCGCAGCTCAGGTCAGGCGGCCCGCGCGTTCCCGATGGTTACCATGGTGCcgagtttatgcattttacagggTACATTTGAGAATTCTATAAAAATGGTtcaggcgccatcttttttctgtaatttcaaagttaaagttcaacgttttgatgccttaaaccaaaaataaaaggggtttcGAGGCGTTGCACTTATTGTCAACACATTCCGCACATCTCCtgacattttcaagacattctgcagctcaaatctcattttacacgacgaatcatcgactgTCAACATTCTAAACgttaaaactcaaaaggtttcactgatttctaaactgagaacacttttatggatttaaggggatacgttaataataaaaatgctaaattaaatgtagaaatggtcTTACCTTATGGTCCAAATCACAACCCGGTCgcttcagcaggggctcgtcctcggcTCTCGGTCGTCGGAAGGCCTTCCTCGgggtctcaggtctctcgtagtccggatctcgTGTAGTTCTGTAAGACAACaagttttgtttccaacaaaaagactcaagcagtgcaaaagtctcagagtttccttcacaggtctgggttcacaggagggttcacaggtgaggtccgctcgtgtcaaagtccaaagtgcaaagggcagaatcagaacgtccgcggccttaaatagcctcggtccggtttccatggcattgacgtGCGTAcgtacgtgcgtgcgtgcgattgagcaatacagaggcattatttatttcccccatatttattaaatatatatttgattcatacgagttattattattatttgtattagtattattattataagtattattatttctcagttatctgttgctattcagtagctgtatgagctgtaaagccaaactgtctgctagatgaaatatattatattatatattataatcttattatttcagagggaccatgtacagttaaaacaaatgtcaccatttgatgcactgcaccagattgtactTGGCAGATGGATGAGCAATAGATGACGTGGGCTTGCGACtaaacttcatttatttgacagctatacgtttcccctctcaacttcttgaaactgttagaggtcaaatgattactTTCCATTATCTTTTTTCGTAAATTCTTCAGTCcatttgttgttcttctttaaacaaataatgtattcttttatttggaaatattgacaggtacataacacagtaaacatgaactgatatttccattgtttatcatcttttGTTTATCAATATTGATTTATTAAATCCAAATAAACTGCTATCAATTGATGAATATACTGCGACAATGTACAGTATGAGCTTATACCCTATCATTACTAAACCCAGTAGAATAACAGCTCAATCAGCAACaattatagataatatatttacTAATAACATGGAAGATAATTTAATTAGTGGGTTACTTATAAATGATATAAGTGACCACCTACCAGTGTTTGTTATCTACGATTGTGAACATAAaatgatgaaggatgaaggtaTAACAAGACAGAGTAGAGTAAGAACAGAAGTTACCCTTGATGCTTTTAGAAGGGAATTGCTGGGACAAGACTGGAGAACTGTTTATGAAGCAGTGGATGTAAACTCTGCTTATGACTCTTTCttggatatttttttatcaatatATGATAGAAGCTGTCCAATGCGACAAAGCAATACGAAAATCAATAGCTCTGATAAACCATGGATCACAAAGGGCTTGTTGAATGCCTGTAAAAAAGAACACCTTgtacaaaaaaattataaaagatAGAACtagagaaaaagaaatgaaatataaaagatataaaaattAATTAACTGATATTATTAGAAAATGTAAGAAGGATTACTACAATTTAATGttagaaaagaataaaaataatatcaggGGCACATGGAACATACTAAACTCAGTcattaggaagaaaaaaatagctccagcttttctaattattttataGATAATTATAGGACAATCACTGACaagaaggaggtggtggagagcttCAACAACTTCTTTGTGAATGTGGGGCCCAAACTGGCAAATGAAATAAACCCTCCACAAGGAGGAGGTGCTGAAATATTCTATGGAGAACGAAATCCAGATACTATCTATTTGAGAGGTacagataaaaatgaaattattaacgttgttcagaagtttaagaacaaaacatcTCTGGATTGGAATGGTATTGACATGActttaataaaacaagtaattgACACTATAGTAGACCCTCTAACTTTCATCTGTAATCTATCGTTTGACTTGGGATGCTTTCCCAGTAATATGAAAACTGCTAAAGTGATCCCAGTACACAAAGCTGGAGAAAAACACCTATTTACTAATTACAGGCCAGTTTCACTGATCTCCCAGTTCTCTAAAATTCTCGAAAAGCTCTTTGTTGTGCGGTTGGACAGCTTCATTGACAAATATGAGTTGCTTATGGACAGACAATATGGTTTTAGAACGAATAGATCAACTGCAATGGCTTTAATGGATTTAGTCGAAGAATTAACAAGTAACAGTGATAACAAAAAATATTCAGTAGGTGTTTTTGTCGATCTAAAGAAAGCGTTTGACACAATTGATCATGGTATTTTAATACATAAACTGGAAAGGTATGGGATTAGAGGGGTAGGGCTAAATTGGTTCAAAAGTTAcattgaaaacagaaaacagtttGTTCAGATGGGTGTAACTAGGTCTCCTCTCTTAGATATTATATGTGGTGTTCCGCAGGGGTCAATTCTTGGACCGAAATTATTTATACTGTACATCAATGACATCTGCAATGTTTCTAAAATATTGAATTATGTtatttttgctgatgacacTAATGTATTCTGTGCTGGGGAGAACCTTCAGCAGCTGTTGGAGGTTGTCACGGCAGAATTGAGGAAGCTAAAGTTGTGGTTCGATGTCAATAAATTATcagtaaatatttaaaaaacaaaatttatggtttttggaaataaaaatatacatccgAATACTCCGGTAGAATTAATGTTGGATAGTGTTATGCTGGAAAGAGTTTTCGAGAATATGTTTTTAGGTGTGATAATCGACCACAACTTTAGCTGGAAACAACATGTCAAGTATGTAAGGTCCAAATTATCACGAACTGTAGGGATATTATGCAAAACACGGCACATACTGAACTCTAAATCATTGCAGACATTATATTACACTCTCATTCTACCATACATGACCTATTGTGTTGAAGTGTGGGGGAACACCTACAAAAGCACCCTACAGCCATTATACATCATGCAAAAGAGAGCAATTAGAATAGTAAATAATGTAGGATATCTTGAGCACACCAATTcactgttcttaaaatcacatacactgaaacttagggatatagtagagttcaaaacagcacaaattctgtacaaagctaaacataattcacttcctggaaatattcaaaagatttttagagatagagaaggagagtatgaactaagagggagatggaatttcaaacagCCGATGGTTCATTCAACTCTAAAAAACATGTgcacatctgtctgtggggtgaaacagtggaatagtttaactgatgacatcaaggaaagtaagaatctggtgatataaaaaaaaaatttaaagacatgactttggacaagtacagacgtatcagcattgatgaggcatcataagtaacggataatggggacaagcttttttgtttttgttttgttgattgttttatgtatatgtaggtatgtgtgtgtatatatgtttatatgggtgtgtgaatttgtatgcatgtgtatatgtttatatgtttatgtatacagtatatatatataggtatatgtaatggttctctaaaataagtattttcatgaaagcataggttagggcacttataagcttgatagcttcagccttgaccctttcggtcggccactttcttcttttgttgaaattttgatttttgtatagtattgctgatcgaaataaactaaactaaactaaactaaattaatcaatataaagaataaataattaaacggggatatgttaacgatgcaaacacatagcagggtaacattAGAAGAATATAATTgagtcaatataaataataaataattaaacctggatatgttagcgacagtggtgaaagacgggaagtttaatatgcatgtacacagcaagaatcaccttctcacttaatcgttgcattgtttaatgcaacacagttcctaatatagattaatcaaagtaatgtttctgtgcagagttgttgctgttattatatttatatttccaccgcagagtaaacggttcacctttattccactagatggcagtatattgatacatatgtatttaatgccgtttattt
This window harbors:
- the LOC130193862 gene encoding H/ACA ribonucleoprotein complex non-core subunit NAF1-like, with the translated sequence MEDHPYALRGAGDFVGAPPPPPPPSQPPGGSHRNRLRSWWRLRWSSWPPYGHQTSSGADSDTQTSDAGSASSARSADSARDWPAGKLSG